The following coding sequences are from one Bacteroidota bacterium window:
- a CDS encoding aminotransferase class V-fold PLP-dependent enzyme: MRKHVFNAGPSILPQVVRENTANAVLEYNGLGMSIMEMSHRSKDFQAVVDEAVSLFKELLSIPEGYHVLFLGGGASMQFCMVPYNLLNKKAAYLETGVWAKKAIKEAKLFGEVDVIASSADKNFSYYPKNFSIPTDADYFHITTNNTIYGTEIFKDIDSP, encoded by the coding sequence ATGAGAAAACACGTTTTTAATGCAGGTCCGTCTATCTTACCTCAGGTTGTGAGGGAAAATACAGCGAATGCAGTTTTAGAGTATAATGGATTAGGGATGTCCATTATGGAAATGTCACATCGTAGTAAAGACTTTCAGGCTGTGGTTGATGAAGCTGTTTCCCTTTTTAAGGAACTACTATCAATTCCTGAAGGCTATCATGTATTATTTCTTGGAGGTGGTGCCAGTATGCAATTTTGTATGGTTCCTTATAACTTGCTGAACAAAAAAGCCGCATATCTGGAAACTGGTGTTTGGGCAAAAAAGGCAATTAAAGAAGCCAAACTTTTCGGTGAAGTAGATGTAATAGCTTCCTCGGCCGACAAAAATTTTTCATATTATCCTAAAAACTTTTCTATACCCACAGATGCCGACTATTTCCACATCACTACAAACAACACCATTTACGGTACAGAAATATTTAAGGATATCGACTCCCC
- a CDS encoding 2-phosphosulfolactate phosphatase — MNQAIRSIEVCFSPALFPLFKNESSIVVIVDILRATSAICTAFANGAEKIIPVSTLDEAREYKKRGFIVAAERDGYVLDFADFGNSPFNFSREKAGGKTIVYSTTNGTQAINLAKDHYQILVGSFLNLDALCKWIAKENRNVIVLCAGWKNKFSLEDTLSAGAIVDNLISEAGYSTVCDSALAARDLWRVAKKDLVSYIQKAAQRERLRQKGLDDVIEYCLTLNLLKVVPAFIDGALTDLVRNRQITTMVGV, encoded by the coding sequence TTTCCGCTTTTTAAAAATGAAAGTTCAATTGTTGTAATCGTTGATATATTAAGAGCTACTTCAGCAATATGTACAGCTTTTGCAAATGGAGCAGAAAAAATCATTCCGGTTTCAACCCTTGATGAAGCTCGCGAGTACAAAAAAAGAGGGTTTATAGTAGCTGCCGAACGTGATGGCTATGTTTTGGACTTTGCGGATTTCGGAAACTCTCCGTTTAATTTTTCAAGGGAAAAGGCTGGAGGGAAAACAATCGTTTATAGTACCACGAATGGGACACAAGCCATTAACCTGGCTAAAGATCATTATCAGATACTGGTCGGTTCATTTTTAAATTTAGATGCACTGTGCAAATGGATCGCAAAAGAAAACAGGAATGTTATTGTGCTTTGCGCAGGATGGAAAAACAAATTCAGTTTGGAAGACACCTTGTCAGCTGGTGCTATTGTCGACAATCTGATTTCGGAAGCAGGATATTCGACCGTCTGTGATTCAGCACTGGCAGCCCGGGATCTTTGGCGGGTGGCAAAAAAAGATTTGGTTTCCTATATACAAAAAGCAGCTCAACGAGAACGGCTCAGGCAAAAAGGTCTTGATGATGTGATCGAATATTGCCTCACCTTAAATTTACTCAAGGTAGTACCGGCCTTTATCGATGGCGCATTGACCGACCTTGTCAGGAACAGACAAATAACGACAATGGTTGGTGTATAA